A stretch of the Bubalus kerabau isolate K-KA32 ecotype Philippines breed swamp buffalo chromosome 11, PCC_UOA_SB_1v2, whole genome shotgun sequence genome encodes the following:
- the ANKRD23 gene encoding ankyrin repeat domain-containing protein 23 encodes MNFSIQQLVSGERVERTKLECGHGVPDPGGGLRSWRLGPHEAKARERQKLDEEKRRRLERFNSSRTNLENLADLEKLVQRRKEKRLKRRIPPKAPQPEVKPQPQAQLEPVGLEVFLKAAAENQEALIDKYLADGGDPNAHDKLHRTALHWACLKGHCELVNKLLEAGAAVDTRDLLDRTPVFWACRRGHLDILKQLLNRGAQVNARDKIWSTPLHVAVRTGHCACLEHLIACGARIDAQDKEGDTALHEAVRHGRYRAMKLLLLYGAGLGVRNAASVTPVQLARDWQRGVQEALQAHVRHTRTRC; translated from the exons ATGAACTTCAGCATCCAGCAGTTG GTAAGTGGAGAGAGAGTTGAAAGGACGAAATTGGAATGTGGACATGGAGTTCCTGATCCTGGAGGGGGCCTTCGCAGCTGGAGGCTGGGGCCCCACGAGGCCAAGGCCCGGGAGAGGCAGAAACTGGacgaggagaagaggaggaga CTTGAAAGATTTAACAGTTCCAGAACTAACTTGGAGAACCTGGCTGATTTGGAAAAGTTGGTTCAAAGACGGAAAGAAAAGCGACTGAAACGCAGGATCCCCCCCAAGGCACCCCAGCCTGAGGTCAAG CCGCAGCCACAGGCCCAGCTGGAACCCGTGGGCCTGGAGGTGTTCCTGAAGGCAGCTGCCGAGAACCAGGAGGCCCTGATTGACAAGTACCTGGCAGACGGAGGGGACCCCAATGCCCATGACAAG CTGCACCGCACGGCCTTGCACTGGGCCTGTCTGAAGGGTCACTGTGAGCTTGTGAACAAGCTGCTGGAGGCAGGTGCGGCCGTGGACACTCGGGACTTG CTGGACAGGACCCCAGTGTTCTGGGCCTGCCGCAGAGGGCACCTGGACATCCTCAAACAGCTGCTTAACCGGGGCGCCCAGGTCAACGCCCGAGACAAG ATCTGGAGCACACCCCTGCACGTGGCCGTGCGCACGGGGCACTGTGCCTGCCTGGAGCACCTCATCGCCTGCGGGGCCCGCATCGACGCGCAGGACAAG GAAGGTGACACGGCTCTGCACGAGGCAGTACGACATGGGCGCTACAGAGccatgaagctgctgctgctctacGGAGCTGGGCTGGGCGTGCGCAACGCG GCTTCGGTGACCCCAGTGCAGCTGGCCCGGGACTGGCAGAGGGGCGTTCAGGAAGCACTGCAGGCCCATGTCAGGCATACCCGGACCCGGTGCTGA
- the ANKRD39 gene encoding ankyrin repeat domain-containing protein 39 — MAAPRPCADGHCCSHPSAAPGVQQTLDEMDFERGIWSAALNGDLGRVKYLIQKAVDPSQPDSAGYTALHYASRNGHYAVCQFLLESGAKCDAQTHGGATALHRASYCGHTDIARLLLSHGSNPRLVDADGMTSLHKAAEKGHMDICSLLLQHSPALKAVRDRKSRLACDLLPGNSDLQDLLAS; from the exons ATGGCGGCCCCGCGGCCCTGCGCGGATGGCCACTGTTGCTCCCACCCCAGCGCGGCGCCCGGCGTGCAGCAGACGCTGGACGAGATGGACTTCGAGAGGG GAATCTGGTCAGCAGCCCTGAACGGAGACCTGGGCCGAGTGAAGTATTTAATCCAAAAGGCAGTGGACCCCAGCCAGCCTGACTCCGCAGGCTACACGGCTCTA CACTACGCCAGCCGCAATGGGCACTACGCCGTGTGCCAGTTCCTGCTGGAGAGCGGGGCCAAGTGTGACGCCCAGACCCACGGGGGAGCCACTGCCCTGCACCGCGCCAGCTACTGCGGGCACACGGACATTGCCCGGCTCCTGCTCTCGCACGGCTCCAACCCCAGGCTGGTGGACGCCGACGGCATGACCAGTCTGCACAAG GCTGCTGAGAAGGGTCACATGGACATCTGCTCCCTCCTGCTGCAGCACAGCCCAGCCCTGAAGGCCGTGCGGGACCGGAAGTCCCGGCTCGCCTGCGACCTGCTGCCTGGCAACAGCGACCTGCAGGACCTGCTGGCCAGCTGA
- the SEMA4C gene encoding semaphorin-4C: MAPHWAVWLLVVELWGLGLGAEVWWNLVPRKTVSSGELATVVRRFSQTGIQDFLTLTLTEQTGLLYVGAREALFAFSVEALELQGVISWEAPVEKKAECIQKGKSNQTECFNFIRFLQPYNTSHLYVCGTYAFQPKCTYIDMLTFTLERSEFEDGKGKCPYDPAKGHTGLLVDGELYSATLNNFLGTEPVILRNMGPHHAMKTEYLAFWLNEPHFVGSAYVPESVGSYTGDDDKVYFFFSERAVEYDCYAEQVVARVARVCKGDVGGARTLQRKWTTFLKARLVCSAPDWQLYFNRLQALHTLQDASWHNTTFFGVFRARWGDMDLSAVCEYQLEEIQKVFEGPYKEYHEQAQKWGRYTDPVPSPRPGSCINNWHRRHGYTSSLELPDNILNFIKKHPLMEEQVRPRWGRPLLVKKNANLTHLVADRVLGLDGATYTVLFIGTGDGWLLKAVSLGPWVHLIEELQLFDQEPVESLVLSWSKKLLFAGSRSQLVQLPPADCMKYRSCADCVLARDPYCAWNANSSRCVAVGGHSGSLLIQHVTVSDTSSICNFRGSKKVRLTPKNITVVAGTDLVLPCRLSSNLAHARWTFGGRDLPAEQPGSFLYDARLQALVVMAAQPRHAGAYHCFSEEQGARLAAEGYLVAVVAGPSVTLEARAPLENLGLVWLAVVALGAVCLVLLLLVLSLRRRLREELEKGAKAAERTLVYPLELPKEPTSPPFRPGPETDEKLWDPVGYYYSDGSLKIVPGHARCQPGGGPPSPPPGIPGQPLPSPTRLHLGGGRNSNANGYVRLQLGGEDRGGLGHPLPELADELRRKLQQRQPLPDSNPEESSV, from the exons AGCTAGCCACGGTGGTGCGGCGCTTCTCCCAGACGGGCATCCAGGACTTCCTGACGCTGACCCTGACTGAGCAGACGGGGCTCCTGTACGTCGGGGCCCGGGAGGCCCTGTTTGCCTTCAGCGTGGAGGCTCTGGAGCTGCAGGGAGTG ATCTCCTGGGAGGCGCCAGTggagaagaaggctgagtgtaTCCAGAAAGGGAAGAGTAACCAG ACGGAGTGTTTCAACTTCATCCGCTTCCTGCAGCCATATAACACATCCCACCTGTACGTGTGCGGTACCTATGCCTTCCAGCCCAAGTGCACCTACATT GACATGCTCACCTTCACCCTGGAGCGGAGTGAGTTTGAGGATGGCAAGGGCAAGTGCCCCTATGACCCGGCCAAGGGCCACACCGGCCTCCTTGTGG ACGGTGAGCTGTACTCGGCCACGCTCAACAATTTCCTGGGCACGGAGCCAGTCATCCTGCGGAACATGGGGCCCCATCACGCCATGAAGACCGAGTACCTGGCCTTCTGGCTCAACG AGCCTCACTTCGTGGGCTCCGCCTACGTCCCGGAGAGCGTGGGCAGCTACACGGGGGACGACGACAAAGTGTACTTCTTCTTCAGCGAACGCGCTGTGGAGTACGACTGCTACGCCGAGCAGGTGGTGGCCCGCGTGGCCCGCGTCTGCAAG GGCGACGTGGGGGGCGCGCGGACGCTGCAGAGGAAGTGGACCACATTTCTGAAGGCGCGGCTGGTGTGCTCCGCACCTGACTGGCAGCTCTACTTCAACCGGCTGCAGGCGCTGCACACGCTCCAGGATGCCTCCTGGCACAACACCACCTTCTTCGGGGTTTTTCGGGCGCGGTG GGGCGACATGGACCTGTCAGCAGTGTGCGAGTACCAGTTGGAGGAGATCCAGAAGGTGTTCGAGGGGCCCTACAAGGAGTACCACGAGCAGGCCCAGAAGTGGGGCCGCTACACTGACCCTGTCCCTAGCCCGCGGCCCGGCTCG tgCATCAACAACTGGCACCGGCGCCACGGCTACACCAGCTCCCTGGAGCTGCCCGACAACATCCTCAACTTCATCAAGAAGCACCCGCTGATGGAGGAGCAGGTGCGGCCTCGCTGGGGCCGCCCCCTGCTGGTGAAGAAGAATGCCAACCTCACCCACCTGGTGGCGGACCGCGTCTTGGGGCTCGATGGGGCCACCTACACAGTGCTGTTCATCGGCACAG GAGACGGCTGGCTGCTCAAGGCCGTGAgcctggggccctgggttcaCCTGATTGAGGAGCTGCAGCTGTTTGACCAGGAGCCTGTGGAGAGCCTGGTCCTGTCCTGGAGCAAG AAGCTGCTCTTCGCGGGCTCCCGCTCCCAGCTGGTGCAGCTGCCCCCAGCCGACTGCATGAAGTACCGCTCCTGTGCCGACTGTGTGCTCGCCCGGGACCCCTACTGTGCCTGGAACGCCAACAGCAGCCGCTGCGTGGCTGTGGGCGGTCACTCCGG GTCCCTGCTGATCCAGCACGTGACCGTCTCGGATACCTCAAGCATCTGTAATTTCCGGGGCAGTAAGAAAG TCAGGCTCACACCCAAAAACATCACGGTGGTGGCAGGCACAGACCTGGTGCTGCCCTGCCGTCTCTCCTCCAACCTCGCCCACGCCCGTTGGACCTTCGGGGGCCGCGACCTGCCCGCGGAGCAGCCTGGCTCCTTCCTCTACGATGCCCGGCTGCAGGCCCTGGTGGTGATGGCTGCCCAGCCCCGCCACGCCGGCGCCTACCACTGCTTCTCAGAGGAGCAGGGGGCCCGGCTGGCTGCCGAGGGCTACCTTGTGGCGGTGGTGGCGGGCCCGTCGGTGACGCTGGAGGCCCGGGCCCCGCTGGAGAACCTGGGGCTGGTGTGGCTGGCTGTGGTGGCCCTGGGCGCCGTGtgcctggtgctgctgctgctggttctGTCCCTGCGCCGGCGGCTGCGCGAGGAGCTGGAGAAAGGTGCCAAGGCGGCCGAGAGGACCCTGGTGTACCCGCTGGAGCTGCCCAAGGAGCCCACCAGCCCCCCCTTCCGGCCCGGCCCTGAGACAGACGAGAAGCTCTGGGACCCTGTGGGCTACTACTACTCAGATGGCTCTCTCAAGATCGTGCCTGGCCACGCTCGGTGCCAGCCTGGCGGTGGGCCCCCCTCGCCGCCCCCCGGCATCCCCGGCCAGCCCCTGCCTTCTCCGACACGGCTCCACCTGGGAGGTGGCCGGAACTCCAACGCCAATGGCTACGTGCGTCTCCAGCTGGGAGGGGAGGACCGCGGCGGCCTCGGGCATCCTCTGCCCGAGCTCGCCGACGAACTGAGGCGTAAACTGCAGCAGCGCCAGCCGCTGCCGGACTCCAACCCCGAGGAGTCCTCAGTATGA